From a single Pongo pygmaeus isolate AG05252 chromosome 12, NHGRI_mPonPyg2-v2.0_pri, whole genome shotgun sequence genomic region:
- the LBX2 gene encoding transcription factor LBX2 isoform X1 has translation MNSGREPRTPRTLLSIADILAPRMVSRAPSAPQLPESGPGLTSPLCALEELTSKTFRGLDARAPQPSEVRAAPDALGPGPSGRKRRKSRTAFTAQQVLELERRFVFQKYLAPSERDGLATRLGLANAQVVTWFQNRRAKLKRDVEEMRADVASLRALSPEVLCGLALPQGAPDPGLCLGPAGPDSRPHLSDEEIQVDD, from the exons ATGAACTCGGGACGCGAGCCCCGAACACCCCGGACACTCTTAAGCATCGCAGACATCCTAGCCCCGCGCATGGTCTCCCGAGCACCCTCTGCGCCGCAGCTTCCAGAGTCGGGTCCGGGTCTAACGTCGCCGCTGTGCGCGCTGGAGGAGCTGACTAGTAAAACTTTCCGTGGACTTGACGCGCGCGCTCCGCAGCCCTCTGAAG TGCGGGCAGCCCCGGACGCGCTGGGCCCTGGCCCCTCCGGCCGCAAACGGCGCAAGTCGCGCACTGCGTTCACCGCGCAACAGGTGCTGGAGCTGGAGCGGCGCTTCGTCTTCCAGAAGTACCTGGCGCCGTCCGAGCGAGACGGGCTAGCTACGCGACTCGGCCTGGCCAACGCGCAGGTGGTCACTTGGTTCCAGAACCGGCGAGCCAAGCTCAAGCGCGACGTGGAGGAGATGCGCGCCGACGTCGCCTCGCTACGCGCGTTGTCCCCGGAAGTCCTGTGCGGCTTAGCACTGCCCCAGGGCGCTCCAGATCCCGGCCTCTGCCTCGGCCCTGCCGGCCCTGACTCCCGGCCCCACCTGTCAGACGAGGAGATACAGGTGGACGATTGA
- the TTC31 gene encoding tetratricopeptide repeat protein 31 isoform X2 encodes MPQKLLVTEEEANRLAEELVAEEERMKQKAEKKRLKKKRQKERKRQERLEQYCGEPKASTTSDGDESPLSSPGNPVQGQCGEEEDSLDLSSTFVSLALRKVGDWPLSARREKGLNREPQGRGLALQKIGQEEESPPREERPQQSPKAQASPGLLAAALQQSQELAKLGTSFAQNGFYHEAVVLFTQALKLNPQDHRLFGNRSFCHERLGQPAWALADAQVALTLRPGWPRGLFRLGKALMGLQRFREAAAVFQETLRDGSQPDAARELRSCLLQLTLQGQRGGICAPPLSPGALQPLPHAELAPSGLPSLRCPRSTARRSPGLSPLLHYPSCHRSHPNQPLSQTQSRRPHPLQPQDPSKRWDILGLGLQHLPQAR; translated from the exons ATGCCCCAGAAGCTCCTGGTGACAGAAGAG GAAGCCAACCGCCTGGCTGAGGAGCTGGTGGCTGAGGAGGAGCGCATGAAACAGAAAGCAGAGAAGAAGCGACTCAAGAAGAAG CGTCAAAAGGAACGAAAGCGACAGGAGCGTTTGGAGCAGTACTGTGGAGAGCCCAAG GCCAGCACTacctcagatggagatgagagcCCCCTATCCAGCCCTGGAAACCCAGTTCAGGGGCAGTGTGGTGAAGAAGAG GACTCACTGGATCTATCTAGCACTTTCGTGTCTCTGGCTTTGCGCAAGGTTGGGGATTGGCCCCTCAGTGCCCGCAGAGAGAAGGGACTGAACCGGGAGCCCCAAGGCAGGGGCCTGGCCCTCCAGAAGATAGGTCAAGAGGAAGAGAGCCCTCCAAGAGAGGAGAGGCCCCAGCAGAGTCCAAAGGCACAG GCATCTCCGGGACTGCTGGCAGCTGCCTTACAACAGAGCCAGGAACTGGCAA AGTTGGGTACCAGCTTTGCTCAAAATGGTTTCTACCATGAGGCCGTGGTCCTCTTCACCCAGGCCTTGAAGCTCAACCCCCAGGACCACCG GTTATTTGGAAATCGTTCCTTCTGCCATGAGCGGTTGGGTCAGCCAGCGTGGGCCCTGGCTGATGCCCAGGTGGCCCTTACCTTACGGCCTGGCTGGCCTCGGGGCCTCTTCCGCCTGGGCAAGGCCTTGATGGGACTACAG CGCTTCAGAGAAGCAGCTGCTGTGTTTCAGGAAACTCTGAGAGATGGGTCCCAGCCTGACGCAGCCCGAGAGCTCCGCTCTTGCCTTCTCCAACTCACACTG cAGGGTCAGCGAGGAGGAATCTGTGCACCACCTCTGTCACCTGGGGCCCTCCAGCCACTTCCCCATGCTGAGCTGGCACCCTCAGGCCTACCTTCCCTCAGGTGCCCTCGAAGCACTGCTCGGAGGTCCCCTGGCCTGTCTCCACTCTTGCATTATCCTTCATGTCACCGAAGCCACCCCAACCAGCCCCTCTCCCAGACTCAGAGTAGAAGGCCCCATCCTCTCCAGCCCCAGGACCCTTCAAAGCGCTGGGACATCCTGGGACTTGGGCTCCAGCATCTACCTCAGGCCAGATGA
- the PCGF1 gene encoding polycomb group RING finger protein 1 isoform X2: MASPQGGQIAIAMRLRNQLQSVYKMDPLRNEEEVRVKIKDLNEHIVCCLCAGYFVDATTITECLHTFCKSCIVKYLQTSKYCPMCNIKIHETQPLLNLKLDRVMQDIVYKLVPGLQDSEEKRIREFYQSRGLDRVTQPSGEEPALSNLGLPFSSFDHSKAHYYRYDEQLNLCLERLSSSKDKNKSVLQNKYVRCSVRAEVRHLRRVLCHRLMLNPQHVQLLFDNEVLPDHMTMKQIWLSRWFGKPSPLLLQYSVKEKRR; encoded by the exons ATGGCGTCTCCTCAGGGGGGCCAGATTGCGATCGCGATGAGGCTTCGGAACCAGCTCCAGTCAGTGTACAAGATGGACCCGCTACGGAACGAG GAGGAGGTTCGAGTGAAGATCAAAGACTTGAATGAACACATTGTTTGCTGCCTATGCGCCGGCTACTTCGTGGATGCCACCACCATCACAGAGTGTCTTCATACTT TCTGCAAGAGTTGTATTGTGAAGTACCTCCAAACTAGCAAGTATTGCCCCATGTGCAACATTAAGATCCACGAGACACAGCCACTGCTCAACCTCAAACTGGACCGGGTCATGCAGGACATCGTGTATAAGCTGGTGCCTGGCTTGCAAGACA GTGAAGAGAAACGGATTCGGGAATTCTACCAGTCCCGAGGTTTGGACCGGGTCACCCAGCCCAGTGGGGAAG AGCCAGCACTGAGTAACCTCGGCCTCCCCTTCAGCAGCTTTGACCACTCTAAAGCCCACTACTATCGCTATGATGAGCAGCTGAACCTGTGCCTGGAGCGGCTGAG TTCTAGCAAAGACAAGAATAAAAGCGTCCTGCAG aACAAGTATGTCCGATGTTCTGTTAGAGCTGAGGTACGCCATCTCCGGAGGGTCCTGTGTCACCGCTTGATGCTAAACCCTCAGCAT GTGCAGCTCCTTTTTGACAATGAAGTTCTCCCTGATCACATGACAATGAAGCAGATATGGCTCTCCCGCTGGTTCGGCAAG CCATCCCCTTTGCTTTTACAATACAGTGTGAAAGAGAAGAGGAGGTAG
- the PCGF1 gene encoding polycomb group RING finger protein 1 isoform X1, with amino-acid sequence MASPQGGQIAIAMRLRNQLQSVYKMDPLRNEEEVRVKIKDLNEHIVCCLCAGYFVDATTITECLHTFCKSCIVKYLQTSKYCPMCNIKIHETQPLLNLKLDRVMQDIVYKLVPGLQDSEEKRIREFYQSRGLDRVTQPSGEEPALSNLGLPFSSFDHSKAHYYRYDEQLNLCLERLSSSKDKNKSVLQNKYVRCSVRAEVRHLRRVLCHRLMLNPQHVQLLFDNEVLPDHMTMKQIWLSRWFGKVSQATLPGITPPSDSSQPTYSPQGKGGLRGPLNNITLPTDYYFLILSLAIPFAFTIQCEREEEVGAKPPPHPTPLPFPDIYVK; translated from the exons ATGGCGTCTCCTCAGGGGGGCCAGATTGCGATCGCGATGAGGCTTCGGAACCAGCTCCAGTCAGTGTACAAGATGGACCCGCTACGGAACGAG GAGGAGGTTCGAGTGAAGATCAAAGACTTGAATGAACACATTGTTTGCTGCCTATGCGCCGGCTACTTCGTGGATGCCACCACCATCACAGAGTGTCTTCATACTT TCTGCAAGAGTTGTATTGTGAAGTACCTCCAAACTAGCAAGTATTGCCCCATGTGCAACATTAAGATCCACGAGACACAGCCACTGCTCAACCTCAAACTGGACCGGGTCATGCAGGACATCGTGTATAAGCTGGTGCCTGGCTTGCAAGACA GTGAAGAGAAACGGATTCGGGAATTCTACCAGTCCCGAGGTTTGGACCGGGTCACCCAGCCCAGTGGGGAAG AGCCAGCACTGAGTAACCTCGGCCTCCCCTTCAGCAGCTTTGACCACTCTAAAGCCCACTACTATCGCTATGATGAGCAGCTGAACCTGTGCCTGGAGCGGCTGAG TTCTAGCAAAGACAAGAATAAAAGCGTCCTGCAG aACAAGTATGTCCGATGTTCTGTTAGAGCTGAGGTACGCCATCTCCGGAGGGTCCTGTGTCACCGCTTGATGCTAAACCCTCAGCAT GTGCAGCTCCTTTTTGACAATGAAGTTCTCCCTGATCACATGACAATGAAGCAGATATGGCTCTCCCGCTGGTTCGGCAAGGTAAGCCAGGCCACCCTCCCTGGCATCACACCCCCTTCAGACTCCTCCCAACCAACCTACAGTCCTCAGGGGAAGGGTGGGCTGAGGGGCCCTTTGAATAATATAACACTCCCTACTGACTACTACTTCCTCATTCTCTCCTTAGCCATCCCCTTTGCTTTTACAATACAGTGTGAAAGAGAAGAGGAGGTAGGGGCCaagcccccaccccatcccactccccttcccttcccagatATTTATGTGAAATGA
- the TTC31 gene encoding tetratricopeptide repeat protein 31 isoform X1, whose amino-acid sequence MAPIPKTVGRIKLDCPLRPSCPLEVAAVPKLCKEFGPEDYGEEDIVDFLRRLVESDPQGLHRIHVDGSSGRLQLWHHDYLLGHLDDEGKSIGQSDRGKGAEGLGTYCGLRKSFLYPPQESEPCPQSPSASATFPSVSDSLLQVAMPQKLLVTEEEANRLAEELVAEEERMKQKAEKKRLKKKRQKERKRQERLEQYCGEPKASTTSDGDESPLSSPGNPVQGQCGEEEDSLDLSSTFVSLALRKVGDWPLSARREKGLNREPQGRGLALQKIGQEEESPPREERPQQSPKAQASPGLLAAALQQSQELAKLGTSFAQNGFYHEAVVLFTQALKLNPQDHRLFGNRSFCHERLGQPAWALADAQVALTLRPGWPRGLFRLGKALMGLQRFREAAAVFQETLRDGSQPDAARELRSCLLQLTLQGQRGGICAPPLSPGALQPLPHAELAPSGLPSLRCPRSTARRSPGLSPLLHYPSCHRSHPNQPLSQTQSRRPHPLQPQDPSKRWDILGLGLQHLPQAR is encoded by the exons gaCATAGTGGATTTTCTTCGACGGCTTGTGGAGAGTGATCCCCAGGGCCTGCACCGGATCCATGTGGATGGGAGCAGCGGGCGGCTGCAGCTGTGGCACCATG ATTACCTCCTGGGCCACTTGGATGATGAAGGGAAATCAATTGGACAGAGTGACAGGGGCAAGGGGGCTGAGGGACTGGGCACCTACTGTGGTCTCCGCAAGTCCTTCCTATATCCTCCCCAGGAGTCTGAGCCCTGCCCTCAAAGcccctctgcctctgccaccttCCCCAGTGTCTCAGACAGCCTGCTTCAGGTGGCCATGCCCCAGAAGCTCCTGGTGACAGAAGAG GAAGCCAACCGCCTGGCTGAGGAGCTGGTGGCTGAGGAGGAGCGCATGAAACAGAAAGCAGAGAAGAAGCGACTCAAGAAGAAG CGTCAAAAGGAACGAAAGCGACAGGAGCGTTTGGAGCAGTACTGTGGAGAGCCCAAG GCCAGCACTacctcagatggagatgagagcCCCCTATCCAGCCCTGGAAACCCAGTTCAGGGGCAGTGTGGTGAAGAAGAG GACTCACTGGATCTATCTAGCACTTTCGTGTCTCTGGCTTTGCGCAAGGTTGGGGATTGGCCCCTCAGTGCCCGCAGAGAGAAGGGACTGAACCGGGAGCCCCAAGGCAGGGGCCTGGCCCTCCAGAAGATAGGTCAAGAGGAAGAGAGCCCTCCAAGAGAGGAGAGGCCCCAGCAGAGTCCAAAGGCACAG GCATCTCCGGGACTGCTGGCAGCTGCCTTACAACAGAGCCAGGAACTGGCAA AGTTGGGTACCAGCTTTGCTCAAAATGGTTTCTACCATGAGGCCGTGGTCCTCTTCACCCAGGCCTTGAAGCTCAACCCCCAGGACCACCG GTTATTTGGAAATCGTTCCTTCTGCCATGAGCGGTTGGGTCAGCCAGCGTGGGCCCTGGCTGATGCCCAGGTGGCCCTTACCTTACGGCCTGGCTGGCCTCGGGGCCTCTTCCGCCTGGGCAAGGCCTTGATGGGACTACAG CGCTTCAGAGAAGCAGCTGCTGTGTTTCAGGAAACTCTGAGAGATGGGTCCCAGCCTGACGCAGCCCGAGAGCTCCGCTCTTGCCTTCTCCAACTCACACTG cAGGGTCAGCGAGGAGGAATCTGTGCACCACCTCTGTCACCTGGGGCCCTCCAGCCACTTCCCCATGCTGAGCTGGCACCCTCAGGCCTACCTTCCCTCAGGTGCCCTCGAAGCACTGCTCGGAGGTCCCCTGGCCTGTCTCCACTCTTGCATTATCCTTCATGTCACCGAAGCCACCCCAACCAGCCCCTCTCCCAGACTCAGAGTAGAAGGCCCCATCCTCTCCAGCCCCAGGACCCTTCAAAGCGCTGGGACATCCTGGGACTTGGGCTCCAGCATCTACCTCAGGCCAGATGA
- the LBX2 gene encoding transcription factor LBX2 isoform X2 yields MGKRTSLEVSLGELGGEKYRGGRRSFPPLAASRPARPRGWRWARKDLCKTASRAENNSQACRPQMRAAPDALGPGPSGRKRRKSRTAFTAQQVLELERRFVFQKYLAPSERDGLATRLGLANAQVVTWFQNRRAKLKRDVEEMRADVASLRALSPEVLCGLALPQGAPDPGLCLGPAGPDSRPHLSDEEIQVDD; encoded by the exons ATGGGAAAAAGGACTTCCCTAGAAGTGAGTCTTGGGGAGTTGGGGGGAGAAAAGTATCGGGGAGGGCGTCGGAGTTTCCCACCGCTGGCTGCTTCCCGGCCCGCACGCCCGAGAGGGTGGCGGTGGGCGCGCAAAGATCTTTGCAAAACAGCGTCCAGGGCGGAAAACAACTCACAGGCCTGCCGCCCCCAAA TGCGGGCAGCCCCGGACGCGCTGGGCCCTGGCCCCTCCGGCCGCAAACGGCGCAAGTCGCGCACTGCGTTCACCGCGCAACAGGTGCTGGAGCTGGAGCGGCGCTTCGTCTTCCAGAAGTACCTGGCGCCGTCCGAGCGAGACGGGCTAGCTACGCGACTCGGCCTGGCCAACGCGCAGGTGGTCACTTGGTTCCAGAACCGGCGAGCCAAGCTCAAGCGCGACGTGGAGGAGATGCGCGCCGACGTCGCCTCGCTACGCGCGTTGTCCCCGGAAGTCCTGTGCGGCTTAGCACTGCCCCAGGGCGCTCCAGATCCCGGCCTCTGCCTCGGCCCTGCCGGCCCTGACTCCCGGCCCCACCTGTCAGACGAGGAGATACAGGTGGACGATTGA
- the TTC31 gene encoding tetratricopeptide repeat protein 31 isoform X3, which yields MAPIPKTVGRIKLDCPLRPSCPLEVAAVPKLCKEFGPEDYGEEDIVDFLRRLVESDPQGLHRIHVDGSSGRLQLWHHDYLLGHLDDEGKSIGQSDRGKGAEGLGTYCGLRKSFLYPPQESEPCPQSPSASATFPSVSDSLLQVAMPQKLLVTEEEANRLAEELVAEEERMKQKAEKKRLKKKRQKERKRQERLEQYCGEPKASTTSDGDESPLSSPGNPVQGQCGEEEDSLDLSSTFVSLALRKVGDWPLSARREKGLNREPQGRGLALQKIGQEEESPPREERPQQSPKAQASPGLLAAALQQSQELAKLGTSFAQNGFYHEAVVLFTQALKLNPQDHRLFGNRSFCHERLGQPAWALADAQVALTLRPGWPRGLFRLGKALMGLQRFREAAAVFQETLRAGSARRNLCTTSVTWGPPATSPC from the exons gaCATAGTGGATTTTCTTCGACGGCTTGTGGAGAGTGATCCCCAGGGCCTGCACCGGATCCATGTGGATGGGAGCAGCGGGCGGCTGCAGCTGTGGCACCATG ATTACCTCCTGGGCCACTTGGATGATGAAGGGAAATCAATTGGACAGAGTGACAGGGGCAAGGGGGCTGAGGGACTGGGCACCTACTGTGGTCTCCGCAAGTCCTTCCTATATCCTCCCCAGGAGTCTGAGCCCTGCCCTCAAAGcccctctgcctctgccaccttCCCCAGTGTCTCAGACAGCCTGCTTCAGGTGGCCATGCCCCAGAAGCTCCTGGTGACAGAAGAG GAAGCCAACCGCCTGGCTGAGGAGCTGGTGGCTGAGGAGGAGCGCATGAAACAGAAAGCAGAGAAGAAGCGACTCAAGAAGAAG CGTCAAAAGGAACGAAAGCGACAGGAGCGTTTGGAGCAGTACTGTGGAGAGCCCAAG GCCAGCACTacctcagatggagatgagagcCCCCTATCCAGCCCTGGAAACCCAGTTCAGGGGCAGTGTGGTGAAGAAGAG GACTCACTGGATCTATCTAGCACTTTCGTGTCTCTGGCTTTGCGCAAGGTTGGGGATTGGCCCCTCAGTGCCCGCAGAGAGAAGGGACTGAACCGGGAGCCCCAAGGCAGGGGCCTGGCCCTCCAGAAGATAGGTCAAGAGGAAGAGAGCCCTCCAAGAGAGGAGAGGCCCCAGCAGAGTCCAAAGGCACAG GCATCTCCGGGACTGCTGGCAGCTGCCTTACAACAGAGCCAGGAACTGGCAA AGTTGGGTACCAGCTTTGCTCAAAATGGTTTCTACCATGAGGCCGTGGTCCTCTTCACCCAGGCCTTGAAGCTCAACCCCCAGGACCACCG GTTATTTGGAAATCGTTCCTTCTGCCATGAGCGGTTGGGTCAGCCAGCGTGGGCCCTGGCTGATGCCCAGGTGGCCCTTACCTTACGGCCTGGCTGGCCTCGGGGCCTCTTCCGCCTGGGCAAGGCCTTGATGGGACTACAG CGCTTCAGAGAAGCAGCTGCTGTGTTTCAGGAAACTCTGAG agcAGGGTCAGCGAGGAGGAATCTGTGCACCACCTCTGTCACCTGGGGCCCTCCAGCCACTTCCCCATGCTGA